GCCTCGTTCCCGTCGACCGTCACCGATCTTCTGTCCACGTCCGAACCTCCTCCGTGCGAGCGGCAAGAAACCGGTGTTGCCTCAATCCTTGCGGGGGCGACGGTGCCTCCGACGGCCCCACCGTCGATGGTGAGGGGAACGGGTTCACATGGCAACAAAAAAGCCCCGATCGGGCGCAAAAGAGCGCTCGTCGGGGCTATCTTAGCCGATTTCGAGCCGCCTCTCGCAAGCGGCTTCGATACAATTCGTAGTCTAACTGCTCCCCCGCAGCGAGGCAAGCGAAGCCTTCGGTTTGCAGGGGAAGTCGACCGATTTCAAAGGCGTCTTGTGCTCTCCTCCGGGCTCGGCCATGGTTGTTCAGGCAGAAATGAGCATCGCCTCCTTCGAGGGATTGGTGATCGGGTGTTCCGGATCGTGCACGGTCTCCCAGGTGCTGTCGGGAAGCCGTTGGGCGATCTCGGAGCCGGCCGGATCGAGGGCGAACAGGCGGACCCATCCGTTTTCGACCAGGGCTCGCACGGTCGGTTGTTGCGCGAGGACCGCGTCGATCCGATCGATCGGAGCCTCGACCACGACCTGAAGCCGCAATGGCTCATGGAACCAGTGGCCGTTCCGGTCATGAACCGACTGAATCGCCAGCCCGGTTCGCAGGTCGCCACCGTTGCCCAGGACCACGCCCAGCGAGCCGACCCGGTTGTGCAGGGTCTTCGTCCCGCAGCCGAACACGTCGTTATCGACCGTCGAGGCGAAGTATTGCAAGTTGATCCACGAGGCCACAACCATCGGCGCCGACAGGATCAAGGTGAGGACCGAGCCATCCTCGTCCAGGTCCGGGTCGTAATCGTGCAGGAAGGTCCGGCCTTCGAGGTTCGCCCCCCGGGTTCGACTGCGTCGGGCGGCGATGAAGGCCGCGTTGCGGGCCAGGCCCCACTCGGGGCGAACCTCCGACCAGTCGCGAGCCCGCCGCCGAAGCCATCGAGCCAGCAAGCCGGCCGGGCGTTCCGGCATGCCGAGTGCCTCGGATCGCTCGGCCCGGGTGAGCACGCCGGCCTGGTCGAGCCAGCCCCGAAGCTGGTCCACGTCCTTCTGGTGCGTTGACGGCACGCGGTCCAGATCGAGCAAGGTCACGTCATCGACTGATGTATCGTGCACACCTGGCAGGAAGTGCGTGTCGGTCGGGAGGTTCCAGCCGAGCCCCCGAAGCGAGTCCCGAACGGCCGGATCGTTGAGCAATGCCGCGGCCACCCGGGCATTGATCGCCCCGCCGTGCCCGCCGCACGCGCCGCAGTCGAGCCCGGCGGCGTGGGGATTGTTGCTGCTGTGGCTCTCGTGGCCGCACAGAAGAATGAGCCGGGCGAACCGATCGCGCAGGCCCATGTTCTTGAGAATTCCCGCCGCCAGCTCGACCCGGGCCGGAGGGGCGATCCCTTGGCCCTGAGTCTCGGCATCGAGGCCGAACGGGACCTTCCCCTCGGCCGAGTGCTTCGGCGATCGCAAGGCCATCGCGTCGGCCGCCAGGCCCAGGCTGTAGGCCGGTCCCATGATCTCGACGAACTCAAAGGCCGAGGCCGGGGCGCCGAGCAGATGCTTGGCGGCCCCATTGACCGCCGTCGACTTCGGCCCAAGGTCGCTGGCAACCGTCACCGCCGGCTTGAGCAAGACCGGGCATCGGGCACTGGCGTCCGATCCGTTCCCCTTCCACGCCAGGGGGACGCCGAAGAATCCGGCGAACCCCTTCGTCTCGATCGCCTCGGATTGCGCCTCCAGGTGCCTCCGCAAGACTTCCGAGCGCACGTCGATGCAAAAAACCCCCTGCACGGCCGGCCGATCGGCCCGACTTTCCTCGGTCGGTGCGTGGAATCGAGAGAACAAGCGGCGGGCGTAGCCGTTCTCGACCGCGTCCTGGAAGACGGCTCGGGTTGATTCGTCCTCCGGGGCCTTCTCGAACGATCGCGGCGAATCGACCGACTCGGACACCCCCAGCACCGACGCCAGAGCCCAGTCGGCGCCGCATCGGATCGCCAGCAGCTCGGCCACGGTCGTCGGAAAGGCGTCGCCGTGTTCCCAGCTTTCCCGACGGAAGAAGCAGGCCCAGCCGAAGACCCCGCCGATCACGCGAGCGAGGTACGGTTCTCGCAATTCCGCCGAGATCCCGAGCCGGTCCAGCGCTTCGGCGATGGCTTCGGTCGCGTCTTCCGGAAGCGAGGCAATGCGTTCCCTCCACCCGGTCAGGCCGAGCACTTCCAGGCTCCGATCGGCCTGGGCCGCCTCGCGCCACGAGGCAAACAGCCCGAGCGAATTCTCCGGCAATCGCCAGTAGGTTCCCCCTCCCGAGGCATGGACGGCGCACCATCGGGTAATCTGTCGAATGATCGCGTCGTTCCAGGTGGTCCCTCGGTCGTGGTCGATCCGTTCGGCAACGGTTCGGACCGGGCTGACCGCTCGGGAGGGAACAGGGGCATCCCCTTGCAAAATGGCCGCGAGGGACTCGGCCGACTCGCCCGATCGTCGAGCGGCTCGCTCCAGGTCGGCCAGGGAGAAGGCTCCGGCCTCGAATCGATCGCGGTAGGAGGAAAGCTCGGGCAGGACTTGGGCACCGAGCGCGTCTCGAACGGTTCGGGCCGCGTCGTCGATCGGCTGATCGGTGAACCCGAGGAAGGGGTTCACGGCGACGTAGTTTTCGAGATCCCAGAGGGGAGGGATGCGTCGGCAGACCCGATCCACCAGGGTTCGAACCGACGCAATGGGTTGGCCGTCAAGGTCTTCCGTCGTGATCAAGGTCTCAGGCACCTTCAACCCCCCTCCGCGATCGAGCGAGGCGACTCCAGACCCGGTCCACCAGACCGTCGGCAATCGCCCCGAAATAGAAACCGTTCAAGGCATGGACGTAAAACGCTCGGCCGATCGGTCGGTTGCCGAGCACGGGCAAGAGACTTTGCGAAATAATCAGGGCGATCATCGCCGCCACCGGAAGCACCGCCGACACCCAGGCAATCGGCCCGTTCGGCAGGACCATCGGCCCCAGCACCGGAGCCAGGAACAACCCGGCCAGGTGATACAGCTCGAACGAAAGGATCGCCACCGCGACCGTCCCGCCGATCGCTCCGACCCACCGGCGAGACGAGGCTCCGGGATGCCTCAGCAGGCCAACCCACAGTTGCCCAATCGCCAGGGCAACGATTCCCGCCAGCGCCAGTTCTCCCGGCGAGTGCAGCGGGTCGAAGGTCGTGACCGTGTTCGCCAGCATCAGGGCGGGAATCGCCACGAGCGTTCCCAGGGTGGCCAGGCCCAAGACTCGTCCGGGAGCTGAGGGCGGTGTCGGTCGAGTCGGCGGCGGCAGCTCGCCCGATCGCAGGAAGCTCCACGCCTTGTACAACCCGTGGCCGATAATGTGCAGCCAGGCCGCCGGGAACGCGGCCAAACCGCACTGAATCATCATGAATCCCATCTGAGCGACGGTCGACCAGGCCAGGGTTCGCTTGACCTTCACCTGTGCCCACATCGCCAGCAGGCCCAGCACGACGGTCAGCGTTCCCACTGCCGTCAGCATCACCAGGGCCGTCGGCGCCTGGACGATCACCGGCGCGAACCGCAAGAGCAACGCTCCCCCCGCGTTGATGATGCCGGCGTGCATCAGGGCCGAGACGGGCGTGGGGGCTTCCATCGTCTCGGGCAGCCAGCTATGAAACGGAAACTGCGCCGATTTGGTCAGTGCCGCGATCGCCACCAACGTCGCCACCACCCCGATTGCCACCTCGTTTCCGCCCGCCGAGGCTCGTTCCAGGAAGGTCGAAAGCTCCAGAGTGCCCCAGACCAGGCCGATCACCGCCATCGCCCCAATCAGGGCCACGTCTCCGAGTCGGCTAATCAGAAACTTCTTCCGGGCCGGTCGAAGCGCCTCGGCTCGTCCTCGCTCGTGCGTCAACAAGGCGTGCAGGCCAAGACTCGTCAAGGTCCAGGCGGCCACCAGCACGCCCAGATGATTGGCCAGCATCAGGGCATACGCCGCGCCGACCGTC
Above is a genomic segment from Tautonia marina containing:
- a CDS encoding YbcC family protein; its protein translation is MPETLITTEDLDGQPIASVRTLVDRVCRRIPPLWDLENYVAVNPFLGFTDQPIDDAARTVRDALGAQVLPELSSYRDRFEAGAFSLADLERAARRSGESAESLAAILQGDAPVPSRAVSPVRTVAERIDHDRGTTWNDAIIRQITRWCAVHASGGGTYWRLPENSLGLFASWREAAQADRSLEVLGLTGWRERIASLPEDATEAIAEALDRLGISAELREPYLARVIGGVFGWACFFRRESWEHGDAFPTTVAELLAIRCGADWALASVLGVSESVDSPRSFEKAPEDESTRAVFQDAVENGYARRLFSRFHAPTEESRADRPAVQGVFCIDVRSEVLRRHLEAQSEAIETKGFAGFFGVPLAWKGNGSDASARCPVLLKPAVTVASDLGPKSTAVNGAAKHLLGAPASAFEFVEIMGPAYSLGLAADAMALRSPKHSAEGKVPFGLDAETQGQGIAPPARVELAAGILKNMGLRDRFARLILLCGHESHSSNNPHAAGLDCGACGGHGGAINARVAAALLNDPAVRDSLRGLGWNLPTDTHFLPGVHDTSVDDVTLLDLDRVPSTHQKDVDQLRGWLDQAGVLTRAERSEALGMPERPAGLLARWLRRRARDWSEVRPEWGLARNAAFIAARRSRTRGANLEGRTFLHDYDPDLDEDGSVLTLILSAPMVVASWINLQYFASTVDNDVFGCGTKTLHNRVGSLGVVLGNGGDLRTGLAIQSVHDRNGHWFHEPLRLQVVVEAPIDRIDAVLAQQPTVRALVENGWVRLFALDPAGSEIAQRLPDSTWETVHDPEHPITNPSKEAMLISA
- a CDS encoding proton-conducting transporter transmembrane domain-containing protein, with the protein product MIDRRSERWEFVLLGVIGGLAVLSAALVVAQGVSPIPMRGAGLVIDRLSASLSLLVASVGAITFRFSQRYLDGDPERRAFLMRLAATVGAAYALMLANHLGVLVAAWTLTSLGLHALLTHERGRAEALRPARKKFLISRLGDVALIGAMAVIGLVWGTLELSTFLERASAGGNEVAIGVVATLVAIAALTKSAQFPFHSWLPETMEAPTPVSALMHAGIINAGGALLLRFAPVIVQAPTALVMLTAVGTLTVVLGLLAMWAQVKVKRTLAWSTVAQMGFMMIQCGLAAFPAAWLHIIGHGLYKAWSFLRSGELPPPTRPTPPSAPGRVLGLATLGTLVAIPALMLANTVTTFDPLHSPGELALAGIVALAIGQLWVGLLRHPGASSRRWVGAIGGTVAVAILSFELYHLAGLFLAPVLGPMVLPNGPIAWVSAVLPVAAMIALIISQSLLPVLGNRPIGRAFYVHALNGFYFGAIADGLVDRVWSRLARSRRGVEGA